One Dissulfuribacter thermophilus genomic region harbors:
- the uvrA gene encoding excinuclease ABC subunit UvrA codes for MDKKIVLRGLFEHNLKNIDLDIFLGRIISVIGPSGAGKSTLVFDTIHAESERRYIETFSPYVRQFLERKPRPKASFISGLPASIAVLGRNPVRNARSTVATLSEITFPVRHLFFRLSHLECPGCGSVVKEQGLGDVVDLLKGLLEAEKEGIFIIGAEVEPKDFEALDFESRGYSRCIVEGEIRRLDELVDTHNLSTISVIVDRIRFKGPDDLNGTIEQRIREALELGFLEGKGRVVCYFLNRDKNRFLGPFPFSRNRQCARCGLHFSPPTLALFSFNTPAGACPECQGFGRGTGIDWNLVIPDPSKSIVGGAILPLESWEYEKGLLLEVLEDKGVDPRTPWRELPDDIKQLVKYGHGPWPGMEALFEELERYRYKAHIRILLSRYRAYTTCPECNGTRFRKEALYYRLLGKNIGDFYSLSVDEALRWLRENNDFFQKDRASATLFRELENRLETLSLSGVGYLGLNRQSRTLSGGEMLRVTLARALGNALKDTLYCLDEPSRGLHPHDVLGIKKVLEGLWNRGNTILTVTHEPQLISSSHGVIALGPGSGKEGGEVTYQGPPDESLLLDYVATDAPLPAKTPGQISKEDAIIVKEVRANNLKSVNVRIPLGRLTVVTGVSGSGKSSLVEEVLFRAVKRYLGEPVESPGAFSEIVGLETISEVVLVDQSSLTRTPRATVATYSGVFDGIRKVFANTPQAKAMGLKPGNFSFNSPLGRCENCKGLGVEVLEMQFLPDVELLCPVCNGTRLKPEIRSVPYKGVRFDQCLAMTVKEAMAFFKDVKKVASSLKVINDLGLGHLTLDQRLSTLSGGEAQRLRLTKAFLERDTPGHTLYILDEPTRGLHPREVDLIIRGCHALIRKKNASVVVVEHNPRFIRNSHWLIELGPEGGEKGGYLIYEGEPQGLYKIKESKTAPFLQCTKWPSSYPKKALEPQRIQEAAVNATIEIKGARHHNLKSIDVSIPREKFVVITGPSGSGKSTLAFDIIHSEGERRYIECLSSYVRQFLKLYERPDVDELVGLSPSVAIEQRKARSGPMSTVATLTEVAHFLRLLYSKVSQARCPGCGLLLKETKRDRIIDEIKRRFKGCKVYLMAPRVRKRKGFFKNVLEQAKISGASGLMIDGKFYPITNLPELDRFSIHSISWLFGPISPDESGFEAVFNKAIYYGGGEIGIMDRENQNEEFFSERRSCARCGMGVPDPDPLLFSFNTQTGRCPRCNGTGREPSEGKACKECRGTRLSKDALSWVIDEKNIGEVLDLEVEEAKQLCESWLRTPPWSERLHELAEPLVKEVVDRLGFLIDVGLGYLSLSRSGDTLSGGEAQRIRLAAQIGSGLTGLTVVLDEPTIGLHPLDNRRLLKVFKRLKDAGNTVIVVEHDEETIRGADWVIDLGPGGGKNGGRVVAEGPPSAIEQNTTSLTGLALRERRHKRKIYKDRDVRASGLIRLSGISCHNIRDEEVEIPLGAITAIVGVSGSGKSTLLEEVLYKNLRKITSKKGSKDLEYLRDVCVDGIIRQVLMVDSSPIGRTPRSCVLTYLKLFDFLRDLFAKTPLARARGYSKSTFSFNTEGGRCPTCKGQGAEEVKLGFLPPVYITCPDCGGKRFKDEVLQVRWSGKNISECLSMTVDEALSFFKAHPRLKRSLGLLSDLGLGYLELGQRSPHLSGGEAQRLKLSRELMARSPEGVVYLLDEPTTGLHMKDVERLMRHLRKLCELGNTVIIVEHNVDVILGCDYVIELGPGGGKNGGKVIFQGGIEAFIAGEKRTPTQKVLLG; via the coding sequence ATGGATAAGAAGATTGTCCTTAGGGGACTTTTTGAACATAATTTAAAAAATATTGATCTGGATATTTTCTTGGGACGGATCATATCCGTCATAGGGCCTTCTGGAGCTGGGAAGTCCACCCTTGTATTCGATACTATCCATGCCGAGTCTGAAAGGCGCTACATAGAGACATTTTCACCATATGTTCGTCAATTTCTTGAGAGGAAACCAAGGCCAAAAGCGAGCTTTATCTCAGGACTTCCTGCCTCCATTGCAGTCCTAGGGAGGAATCCAGTTAGGAATGCGAGGTCCACTGTTGCAACGCTCTCTGAGATAACATTCCCTGTAAGGCACCTGTTTTTTCGTCTCAGCCACCTTGAGTGTCCTGGATGCGGCAGTGTTGTAAAGGAGCAGGGCCTCGGAGACGTTGTTGATCTACTAAAAGGGCTTTTGGAAGCAGAAAAAGAGGGAATCTTCATAATAGGGGCAGAGGTTGAACCCAAAGATTTTGAGGCCCTGGATTTTGAATCAAGGGGCTATAGCCGCTGCATAGTCGAAGGTGAAATACGCAGGCTTGACGAACTTGTAGATACGCACAATCTCTCTACCATATCCGTTATTGTTGACAGAATACGGTTTAAAGGTCCAGATGATTTAAATGGCACAATAGAGCAACGTATACGTGAGGCCCTTGAGCTCGGATTTCTAGAGGGTAAGGGACGGGTAGTTTGTTATTTTTTAAATAGGGATAAAAATAGATTCCTAGGTCCATTCCCTTTCTCCAGGAATCGGCAATGTGCCCGCTGTGGGCTGCATTTTTCACCTCCGACTCTTGCGCTATTTTCCTTCAACACCCCTGCAGGGGCATGCCCTGAATGCCAGGGCTTTGGAAGGGGTACTGGCATAGACTGGAATCTGGTGATTCCAGATCCTTCAAAGAGCATAGTAGGAGGGGCAATTTTACCTCTGGAATCATGGGAGTATGAAAAGGGCCTTCTCCTTGAGGTCCTTGAGGACAAGGGAGTAGACCCCAGGACTCCGTGGCGAGAGCTCCCAGACGACATCAAGCAACTGGTGAAATATGGGCATGGGCCTTGGCCAGGTATGGAGGCACTCTTTGAAGAACTTGAGAGGTATCGCTATAAGGCCCACATTAGGATCCTATTATCGCGATATAGGGCTTACACCACGTGCCCTGAATGTAATGGGACGCGCTTTAGAAAGGAGGCACTTTATTACAGGCTCCTTGGAAAAAATATTGGGGACTTTTACTCCCTTTCCGTAGATGAAGCCCTTAGGTGGTTAAGGGAAAATAATGATTTTTTTCAAAAGGATAGGGCAAGTGCCACTCTTTTTAGAGAGCTTGAAAATAGGCTGGAGACGCTTAGTCTTTCAGGTGTTGGTTATCTTGGACTAAACCGTCAGTCAAGAACGCTGTCAGGTGGTGAAATGTTGCGGGTAACCCTGGCCCGTGCCCTGGGAAATGCCCTAAAAGACACCCTCTACTGTCTTGATGAGCCGTCTCGAGGACTCCATCCACACGACGTTTTGGGTATAAAGAAGGTACTAGAGGGGCTTTGGAATAGAGGAAACACTATCCTTACAGTCACTCACGAACCACAGCTTATAAGTTCGTCCCATGGGGTTATAGCCCTAGGACCAGGCTCAGGAAAAGAGGGTGGGGAGGTTACCTACCAGGGGCCACCAGACGAATCTCTGCTTTTAGACTATGTGGCTACAGACGCGCCCCTTCCAGCAAAAACTCCAGGCCAGATTTCGAAAGAAGATGCAATTATTGTAAAGGAGGTCAGGGCTAACAACCTAAAGTCCGTAAATGTCCGTATCCCCCTTGGGAGGCTTACTGTAGTAACAGGGGTGTCTGGCTCTGGCAAATCCAGTCTTGTTGAAGAGGTGCTCTTTAGAGCAGTAAAAAGGTACCTTGGCGAACCAGTTGAATCTCCTGGGGCCTTTTCTGAAATCGTAGGGTTAGAGACCATTAGCGAGGTGGTCTTAGTTGACCAATCGAGTCTTACCCGCACTCCAAGGGCAACAGTGGCCACATATTCAGGGGTGTTTGATGGCATAAGAAAGGTATTTGCCAATACTCCCCAGGCCAAGGCCATGGGGCTCAAGCCAGGAAATTTTTCATTTAATTCACCGCTTGGAAGGTGCGAAAACTGTAAGGGGCTTGGGGTAGAGGTCCTCGAGATGCAGTTTTTGCCCGATGTCGAACTCCTCTGCCCAGTGTGTAATGGAACGCGGCTCAAACCTGAAATTAGGTCGGTCCCATACAAAGGAGTGCGATTCGATCAATGCCTGGCAATGACTGTTAAGGAGGCAATGGCCTTCTTTAAGGATGTTAAAAAGGTGGCATCCTCGTTAAAGGTCATAAATGATCTTGGCCTAGGGCACCTTACTCTTGATCAGAGACTGAGCACACTTTCTGGAGGAGAGGCACAGCGGCTCAGGCTTACAAAGGCATTTTTGGAGCGAGATACCCCAGGCCATACATTATACATACTTGATGAGCCTACTAGGGGACTCCATCCAAGGGAAGTAGACCTGATTATTAGGGGCTGTCATGCCCTAATTAGGAAAAAAAATGCATCAGTAGTAGTTGTTGAACACAATCCAAGATTTATAAGAAATTCACATTGGCTGATCGAACTTGGACCAGAAGGGGGTGAAAAAGGAGGCTACCTTATTTATGAAGGAGAGCCACAAGGACTGTACAAGATAAAGGAGTCAAAGACCGCGCCTTTTCTTCAATGTACGAAATGGCCGTCTTCGTATCCTAAAAAGGCACTAGAACCTCAAAGGATCCAGGAAGCCGCGGTCAATGCTACAATAGAGATAAAGGGCGCCAGGCACCATAATCTCAAATCCATAGATGTTTCCATCCCCCGTGAAAAGTTCGTGGTGATTACCGGCCCTTCTGGTTCAGGAAAATCCACTCTTGCCTTCGACATTATCCACTCAGAGGGAGAAAGAAGGTATATTGAGTGCCTCTCATCTTATGTGCGCCAGTTTTTGAAGTTATATGAAAGGCCAGACGTTGACGAACTTGTTGGCCTCAGTCCATCAGTGGCCATTGAGCAGAGAAAGGCACGTTCTGGGCCAATGTCCACTGTGGCGACATTGACAGAAGTGGCTCATTTTCTAAGACTTCTTTATTCAAAGGTTTCTCAGGCCAGGTGCCCTGGTTGTGGTCTTCTTTTAAAGGAGACCAAGCGAGACAGGATCATCGATGAGATCAAGAGACGTTTCAAGGGCTGCAAAGTTTACCTTATGGCCCCAAGAGTGAGGAAGCGTAAGGGATTTTTTAAAAATGTACTGGAACAGGCAAAGATCTCCGGGGCATCTGGCCTCATGATAGATGGAAAATTTTATCCAATAACAAATCTCCCTGAGCTCGACAGATTCAGTATTCATTCTATCTCCTGGCTATTTGGCCCGATCTCACCTGACGAATCGGGTTTTGAAGCCGTGTTTAACAAGGCCATTTACTATGGCGGGGGTGAAATCGGCATTATGGATAGAGAAAACCAGAATGAAGAATTCTTTAGCGAGAGAAGGAGCTGTGCCAGGTGTGGCATGGGAGTCCCTGATCCTGATCCGCTCCTTTTTTCCTTTAATACACAGACTGGAAGGTGCCCGAGGTGTAATGGTACTGGTAGGGAACCTTCGGAGGGGAAGGCCTGCAAGGAATGCCGCGGTACAAGGCTTTCAAAAGATGCGCTTTCCTGGGTGATAGATGAGAAAAACATAGGGGAGGTCTTAGACCTTGAGGTAGAAGAAGCAAAGCAGTTGTGCGAGTCTTGGTTGCGTACGCCTCCCTGGTCAGAACGCCTTCATGAACTGGCAGAGCCCCTTGTAAAAGAGGTGGTTGACAGACTTGGATTCTTAATAGATGTTGGCCTTGGATATCTTTCTCTTTCTAGGTCTGGAGATACCCTCTCAGGAGGAGAGGCCCAGCGCATAAGGCTTGCTGCCCAGATCGGCTCTGGCCTTACTGGGCTCACAGTGGTTCTCGATGAACCCACCATAGGACTACACCCACTGGACAACAGGAGGTTACTCAAGGTCTTTAAGAGGCTTAAGGACGCTGGAAATACCGTAATCGTGGTCGAGCACGATGAAGAGACCATCAGGGGTGCAGACTGGGTTATTGATCTTGGTCCTGGTGGTGGAAAGAATGGAGGACGCGTTGTAGCGGAGGGGCCCCCTTCAGCCATAGAACAAAATACGACTTCTCTCACAGGCCTTGCCCTAAGAGAGAGAAGGCATAAGAGGAAAATATACAAAGACCGTGATGTTAGAGCCTCTGGACTTATAAGGCTTTCTGGCATCTCGTGCCATAACATCAGGGATGAAGAGGTGGAGATCCCCCTTGGAGCCATTACGGCAATTGTTGGGGTGTCCGGTTCTGGAAAGAGCACACTTCTTGAGGAGGTTCTTTACAAAAATCTCAGAAAGATTACCTCCAAAAAAGGATCTAAGGACCTCGAGTATTTAAGAGACGTCTGTGTGGATGGGATTATCAGGCAGGTCCTTATGGTGGATTCAAGTCCTATTGGGCGGACTCCGAGGTCGTGTGTTCTAACGTATCTCAAATTGTTTGATTTTCTGAGAGATCTCTTTGCAAAGACCCCACTTGCAAGGGCGAGGGGCTATTCAAAGTCTACCTTTTCATTCAATACTGAAGGTGGTAGGTGTCCAACGTGCAAAGGCCAGGGAGCTGAAGAGGTGAAACTCGGTTTTTTGCCACCTGTGTACATCACTTGTCCTGATTGCGGAGGAAAGCGTTTTAAAGACGAAGTACTCCAAGTGAGGTGGTCTGGAAAAAACATCTCTGAGTGCCTGAGTATGACAGTAGATGAAGCACTTTCCTTTTTTAAGGCCCATCCAAGGCTTAAGCGATCTCTCGGCCTTTTGTCAGACCTTGGCCTTGGTTACCTCGAGCTAGGACAGAGAAGCCCGCATCTTTCAGGGGGTGAGGCCCAAAGGCTCAAACTCTCTCGAGAACTCATGGCAAGAAGCCCTGAAGGAGTGGTGTATCTACTGGATGAACCAACTACGGGCCTCCACATGAAAGACGTGGAAAGGTTGATGAGGCACTTGAGAAAGCTATGTGAGCTTGGAAACACCGTCATCATAGTAGAGCACAATGTAGACGTCATTCTCGGATGTGACTACGTGATTGAACTTGGCCCAGGAGGGGGAAAAAACGGTGGAAAAGTGATATTTCAGGGCGGTATTGAGGCCTTTATAGCTGGTG
- the ispH gene encoding 4-hydroxy-3-methylbut-2-enyl diphosphate reductase: MKVKLARIAGFCMGVREAMDLALEVSSGFDGPIFTYGPLIHNPSALELLREKGVEVLKEIPEKGEGTVIIRAHGITPLERNRLEEAGFQVIDGTCPRVIKVQSIAGHYAEKGFLVVVVGDKGHPEVKGILGHAGEKGILVSSEDELKALSLNAPYIIVAQTTQDRERFKEWSDWLLKKFPDGRIFDTICDSTKRRQEEVRRLASEVEAVIVVGGKKSANTKRLAEIVEEEGKEVFFVETEREIDEDALRRFSSVGVTAGASTPNWVINGVLRRVEAIPGKDESIFSRAIWRTLRFLHESNLWTGLSGASLCIGASNILGIKGYLGALIAFFLVFAMHTLNRLIDEKSGRFNDPLRTAFLLKYKKVFLSASIFGVVAAFGLALYLSTLKFVILLFVVALGLLYSVTRLKELPGSKTLFVAGAWATLSVLIPCKDPFNSPSCWLVLFFVFFLVILRDVLMEIIDLQGDRLVGRETMTILLGEEKVLKFTAVLCTIFAVISSFPSIFLKGMGASFLAFPIAFLYGLFLVKYFKREKLGQNLRLELMVEALSMVFMVSSLILSIAI, encoded by the coding sequence ATGAAGGTAAAACTTGCTCGAATAGCTGGTTTTTGCATGGGGGTAAGAGAGGCCATGGACCTTGCTCTTGAGGTAAGTTCAGGCTTTGACGGGCCGATCTTTACCTATGGTCCCCTAATTCATAATCCTTCTGCACTGGAACTCCTCCGTGAAAAAGGTGTTGAGGTCCTAAAAGAGATCCCTGAAAAAGGGGAGGGGACTGTAATCATAAGGGCGCACGGGATTACCCCCCTAGAGAGAAATCGTCTTGAAGAGGCAGGTTTTCAGGTCATTGACGGGACATGCCCTAGGGTCATAAAGGTTCAATCTATTGCAGGGCACTATGCTGAAAAGGGTTTCCTCGTTGTAGTCGTGGGAGATAAAGGGCATCCTGAGGTAAAGGGTATCCTCGGGCACGCTGGTGAAAAGGGTATTTTGGTTTCGAGTGAAGACGAGTTGAAAGCCCTTAGTCTAAACGCTCCCTACATAATAGTAGCACAGACCACCCAGGACAGGGAACGCTTCAAGGAATGGTCAGACTGGCTTCTCAAGAAGTTTCCGGACGGGCGCATATTCGACACCATCTGCGATTCAACCAAGAGAAGACAGGAAGAGGTAAGGCGTCTGGCAAGTGAAGTTGAGGCCGTAATAGTTGTTGGCGGAAAAAAGAGCGCTAATACAAAGCGTCTTGCAGAGATTGTTGAGGAAGAGGGCAAGGAAGTCTTTTTCGTAGAGACAGAAAGGGAAATTGACGAGGATGCGCTGAGACGATTTTCAAGTGTGGGGGTGACCGCCGGTGCCTCTACGCCAAACTGGGTAATTAATGGAGTGCTTAGAAGGGTCGAGGCCATCCCTGGAAAGGATGAATCCATTTTTAGCCGTGCAATCTGGAGGACCCTTAGATTTCTGCATGAAAGTAACCTATGGACAGGGCTTAGTGGTGCGTCTCTGTGTATAGGGGCATCTAATATACTTGGAATAAAGGGCTATTTAGGGGCCCTTATAGCATTTTTTCTCGTATTCGCAATGCACACCCTAAATAGACTAATAGATGAAAAGTCCGGCAGATTTAATGATCCTCTTAGGACAGCATTTCTCCTAAAGTATAAAAAGGTGTTTTTGTCTGCATCCATATTTGGGGTGGTAGCAGCCTTTGGACTTGCCCTTTATCTCAGCACTTTGAAGTTTGTCATCCTCCTTTTTGTCGTAGCCCTTGGGCTCCTATATTCCGTTACCAGACTCAAAGAACTACCTGGATCAAAGACCCTCTTCGTAGCAGGAGCATGGGCTACACTATCGGTGCTAATCCCCTGTAAAGACCCCTTTAATTCACCGTCTTGCTGGCTAGTCCTGTTTTTCGTGTTCTTTCTTGTAATTCTAAGAGACGTCCTCATGGAGATAATAGATCTTCAGGGCGATAGACTCGTTGGAAGAGAGACCATGACCATCCTTTTGGGGGAAGAGAAGGTCCTCAAATTCACTGCTGTTTTATGCACAATCTTTGCGGTGATCTCATCGTTCCCCTCGATTTTCTTAAAGGGGATGGGGGCGTCTTTTTTGGCATTTCCCATTGCATTTTTGTATGGACTTTTCCTCGTAAAATATTTTAAGCGCGAAAAACTGGGGCAAAATCTTAGACTCGAACTCATGGTAGAGGCCTTGAGTATGGTCTTTATGGTGTCGTCTTTGATTTTGTCTATTGCTATTTGA